The following proteins are co-located in the Sphaeramia orbicularis chromosome 24, fSphaOr1.1, whole genome shotgun sequence genome:
- the hlx1 gene encoding H2.0-like homeobox protein isoform X2, with translation MYTAGLNPFYASNFSLWSAYCAGGFAVDTMKKPSFCIADILQAGDAENIPGSSALMVHMGHHHRAQGRSGTPPLRPSPVAPDPSVFGARVSPASPYHRHGLQLTSVSRSTFNSQQAPPPSSKDLKFGIDRILSTDFDPKSKEKSSLRGPYAVLTKDTMPQTYKRKRSWSRAVFSNLQRKGLEKRFEIQKYVTKPDRKQLAAMLGLTDAQVKVWFQNRRMKWRHSKEAQAQKDKEKDQSDKTVSEAREPKEPVESECESEGRSECESDEAPEEEDSVHLDISEHNKTSVIMSGTGPAGSVEPAATVTDTGASQVPI, from the exons ATGTACACGGCCGGACTCAACCCGTTTTACGCATCAAATTTTAGCCTCTGGTCTGCGTACTGCGCAGGGGGTTTCGCAGTGGATACGATGAAGAAACCTTCCTTTTGCATCGCAGACATTTTACAAGCCGGGGATGCGGAGAACATACCAGGATCTTCGGCTCTTATGGTGCATATGGGACATCACCACCGCGCGCAGGGCCGCTCCGGCACACCTCCGTTGCGCCCGTCTCCTGTTGCGCCGGACCCGTCAGTGTTTGGAGCGAGGGTGAGTCCGGCGTCTCCGTACCACAGACACGGACTACAACTAACCTCAGTCTCCAGAAGTACATTTAACTCCCAACAAGCCCCCCCGCCTTCAAGCAAAGACCTCAAATTCGGAATTGATCGGATATTGTCGACGGATTTTGATCCAAAAAGCAAAGAAAAGTCGTCGTTAAGAG GTCCTTACGCCGTCCTCACTAAAGACACCATGCCACAAACATACAAAAGGAAAAGGTCATGGTCCAGGGCTGTGTTTTCAAATCTGCAGAGAAAAGGACTTGAAAAGAGATTTGAGATACAGAAGTATGTCACCAAAccggacagaaaacagctggctGCGATGCTGGGCCTGACAGATGCTCAG GTGAAGGTTTGGTTCCAAAACAGACGCATGAAGTGGAGACACTCCAAAGAGGCCCAGGCCCAGAAGGACAAGGAGAAGGACCAGTCGGATAAGACTGTGTCCGAGGCCCGGGAGCCCAAAGAACCCGTGGAATCCGAGTGTGAGAGCGAAGGAAGGAGCGAGTGCGAATCCGACGAGGCTCCAGAGGAAGAAGACTCAGTACATTTGGACATTTCTGAGCACAACAAAACCAGCGTGATCATGAGTGGGACGGGCCCGGCCGGCAGTGTGGAGCCGGCGGCCACGGTCACGGACACAGGGGCCTCTCAGGTGCCGATATGA
- the hlx1 gene encoding H2.0-like homeobox protein isoform X1: protein MYTAGLNPFYASNFSLWSAYCAGGFAVDTMKKPSFCIADILQAGDAENIPGSSALMVHMGHHHRAQGRSGTPPLRPSPVAPDPSVFGARVSPASPYHRHGLQLTSVSRSTFNSQQAPPPSSKDLKFGIDRILSTDFDPKSKEKSSLRDLTSIVSSNRQSGIHVPVPPPASQYFSSIDPGMSDASSMMSSLGSSSSRQTGQHQFQDTFPGPYAVLTKDTMPQTYKRKRSWSRAVFSNLQRKGLEKRFEIQKYVTKPDRKQLAAMLGLTDAQVKVWFQNRRMKWRHSKEAQAQKDKEKDQSDKTVSEAREPKEPVESECESEGRSECESDEAPEEEDSVHLDISEHNKTSVIMSGTGPAGSVEPAATVTDTGASQVPI, encoded by the exons ATGTACACGGCCGGACTCAACCCGTTTTACGCATCAAATTTTAGCCTCTGGTCTGCGTACTGCGCAGGGGGTTTCGCAGTGGATACGATGAAGAAACCTTCCTTTTGCATCGCAGACATTTTACAAGCCGGGGATGCGGAGAACATACCAGGATCTTCGGCTCTTATGGTGCATATGGGACATCACCACCGCGCGCAGGGCCGCTCCGGCACACCTCCGTTGCGCCCGTCTCCTGTTGCGCCGGACCCGTCAGTGTTTGGAGCGAGGGTGAGTCCGGCGTCTCCGTACCACAGACACGGACTACAACTAACCTCAGTCTCCAGAAGTACATTTAACTCCCAACAAGCCCCCCCGCCTTCAAGCAAAGACCTCAAATTCGGAATTGATCGGATATTGTCGACGGATTTTGATCCAAAAAGCAAAGAAAAGTCGTCGTTAAGAG ATCTCACATCCATCGTTAGCTCGAACCGTCAGTCAGGGATCCACGTCCCCGTTCCGCCTCCGGCCAGCCAGTACTTCTCCTCCATAGACCCCGGGATGAGCGACGCATCCTCCATGATGAGTTCActaggcagcagcagcagcagacaaaCAGGCCAGCATCAGTTTCAGGACACCTTCCCAG GTCCTTACGCCGTCCTCACTAAAGACACCATGCCACAAACATACAAAAGGAAAAGGTCATGGTCCAGGGCTGTGTTTTCAAATCTGCAGAGAAAAGGACTTGAAAAGAGATTTGAGATACAGAAGTATGTCACCAAAccggacagaaaacagctggctGCGATGCTGGGCCTGACAGATGCTCAG GTGAAGGTTTGGTTCCAAAACAGACGCATGAAGTGGAGACACTCCAAAGAGGCCCAGGCCCAGAAGGACAAGGAGAAGGACCAGTCGGATAAGACTGTGTCCGAGGCCCGGGAGCCCAAAGAACCCGTGGAATCCGAGTGTGAGAGCGAAGGAAGGAGCGAGTGCGAATCCGACGAGGCTCCAGAGGAAGAAGACTCAGTACATTTGGACATTTCTGAGCACAACAAAACCAGCGTGATCATGAGTGGGACGGGCCCGGCCGGCAGTGTGGAGCCGGCGGCCACGGTCACGGACACAGGGGCCTCTCAGGTGCCGATATGA